A stretch of Anas acuta chromosome 3, bAnaAcu1.1, whole genome shotgun sequence DNA encodes these proteins:
- the TJAP1 gene encoding tight junction-associated protein 1 isoform X1 has protein sequence MSSTAPSKKPYRKAPPQHREVRHEVPIIRDEQDGVILAEQSQEPLTDAERMKLLQHENEELRRRLTYVTNKMEAMERELESGQDYLEMELGQNREELEKFKDKFRRLQNSYTASQRTNQDLEEKLHALASLSQSWIFAIKKAEMDRKTLDWEIVELTNKLLDAKTTINKLEELNERYRQDCNLAVQLLKCNKSHFRNHKFADLPYELQDMVNKHLHSTQESSGPGQEATHTLAPSDVVPTSVIARVLEKPESLVLNSAKSSSGSCPMAEDVFVHVDMSGAPPEACQSVGQPGKEGGDAGKQQNGGCKPQGSVESVPEDAPAFEKLSPYPTPSPPHPIYPGRKVIEFSEDKVRIPKNSPLPNCTYATRQAISLSLVQSEDESCDRHRTLPGSPASEGRRSASSCSCQQSPKTAGAPGSSHSSPFSSPPQIPSAFASSASSEEDLLANWQRVFVDKAPPSSERALLNRTAFGRDTAPELQKRFSRSMQELGRAASAYSDGEESAQSCSWTVSRDSSVDTDSTESRARRSHFSSDYGTDFSQDEAQKLLQGGGGGPAEPGSPPPEKHKDYVDLGLPESPADEREMLLPGCKESSQGGAQEESGEGSRARPPFGRPHRSPKRMGVHHLHRKDSLTQAQEQGNLLS, from the exons GAGCCCTTGACGGATGCAGAAAGGATGAA GTTGCTGCAGCACGAGAACGAAGAGCTGCGCCGGCGGCTGACCTACGTGACGAACAAAATGGAGGCGATGGAGAGGGAGCTGGAGTCGGGGCAGGACTACCTGGAGATGGAGCTGGGCCAGAACCGGGAGGAGCTGGAGAAATTCAAAGACAAATTCCGTAg GTTGCAGAACAGCTACACCGCTTCCCAGAGAACCAACCAGGACCTGGAGGAGAAGCTGCACGCCCTA GCCTCTCTCAGCCAAAGCTGGATTTTTGCA ATCAAAAAGGCGGAGATGGACCGCAAGACGCTGGACTGGGAGATTGTGGAGCTCACTAATAAACTGCTCGATGCCAAAACTACCATCAACAAGCTGGAAGAACTCAAC GAACGCTACCGGCAGGACTGCAACCTCGCGGTACAGCTGCTCAAGTGCAACAAGTCCCACTTCAGGAACCACAAGTTTGCCGAT cttCCCTACGAGCTGCAGGACATGGTCAACAAGCATTTGCACAGCACTCAGGAGTCTTCAGGCCCTGGGCAAGAGGCAACCCATACCTTGGCCCCATCTGATGTTGTGCCCACCTCGGTCATCGCCAGAGTCCTGGAGAAGCCGGAATCCCTGGTGCTGAATTCGGCCAAGTCCAGCAGCggcagctgccccatggctgAGGACGTGTTTGTGCACGTGGACATGAGCGGAGCCCCTCCTGAGGCCTGCCAGAGCGTGGGCCAGccggggaaggagggaggggacgCGGGCAAGCAGCAGAACGGCGGCTGCAAGCCGCAAGGCAGCGTGGAGAGCGTCCCGGAGGACGCGCCGGCCTTTGAAAAGCTCAGCCCATACCCTACCCCgtctcccccccaccccatctaCCCCGGGCGCAAGGTGATCGAGTTCTCCGAGGACAAGGTAAGGATCCCGAAGAACAGCCCCCTGCCCAACTGCACGTACGCCACGCGCCAGGCCATCTCGCTCAGCCTGGTGCAGAGCGAGGACGAGAGCTGCGACCGGCACCGGACGCTGCCCGGCAGCCCCGCATCCGAAGGGCGCCGCTCggcctccagctgctcctgccagcagtcCCCCAAAACAGCCGGGGCTCCTGGCTCGTCCCACAGCAGCCCCTTCAGCAGCCCGCCCCAAATCCCCAGCGCCTTCGCCAGCTCGGCCAGCTCGGAGGAGGACCTGCTGGCCAACTGGCAGCGCGTGTTCGTGGACAAGGCGCCCCCCAGCTCGGAGCGGGCGCTGCTGAACCGCACGGCTTTCGGCCGCGACACCGCCCCGGAGCTGCAGAAGAGGTTCAGCCGCTCcatgcaggagctgggcagggcgGCCTCGGCCTACTCGGACGGCGAGGAGTCGgcgcagagctgcagctggaccGTCAGCCGGGACTCGAGCGTGGACACGGACAGCACCGAGTCCAGAGCCCGCCGGAGCCACTTCTCCTCGGACTACGGCACGGATTTCTCCCAGGACGAAGCCcagaagctgctgcagggaggtggCGGAGGCCCCGCGGAGCCTGGAAGCCCCCCGCCGGAGAAGCACAAGGACTACGTGGACCTCGGCTTGCCCGAGAGCCCGGCTGACGAGAGAGAAATGTTGCTGCCGGGATGCAAGGAGAGCAGCCAAGGAGGAGCTCAGGAGGAGAGCGGCgagggcagcagggccaggcctCCCTTCGGCCGGCCGCACCGCAGCCCCAAGAGGATGGGGGTCCACCACTTGCACCGCAAGGACAGCCTGACACAagcccaggagcagggcaaCCTGCTCagctga
- the TJAP1 gene encoding tight junction-associated protein 1 isoform X2, whose product MSSTAPSKKPYRKAPPQHREVRHEVPIIRDEQDGVILAEQSQEPLTDAERMKLLQHENEELRRRLTYVTNKMEAMERELESGQDYLEMELGQNREELEKFKDKFRRLQNSYTASQRTNQDLEEKLHALIKKAEMDRKTLDWEIVELTNKLLDAKTTINKLEELNERYRQDCNLAVQLLKCNKSHFRNHKFADLPYELQDMVNKHLHSTQESSGPGQEATHTLAPSDVVPTSVIARVLEKPESLVLNSAKSSSGSCPMAEDVFVHVDMSGAPPEACQSVGQPGKEGGDAGKQQNGGCKPQGSVESVPEDAPAFEKLSPYPTPSPPHPIYPGRKVIEFSEDKVRIPKNSPLPNCTYATRQAISLSLVQSEDESCDRHRTLPGSPASEGRRSASSCSCQQSPKTAGAPGSSHSSPFSSPPQIPSAFASSASSEEDLLANWQRVFVDKAPPSSERALLNRTAFGRDTAPELQKRFSRSMQELGRAASAYSDGEESAQSCSWTVSRDSSVDTDSTESRARRSHFSSDYGTDFSQDEAQKLLQGGGGGPAEPGSPPPEKHKDYVDLGLPESPADEREMLLPGCKESSQGGAQEESGEGSRARPPFGRPHRSPKRMGVHHLHRKDSLTQAQEQGNLLS is encoded by the exons GAGCCCTTGACGGATGCAGAAAGGATGAA GTTGCTGCAGCACGAGAACGAAGAGCTGCGCCGGCGGCTGACCTACGTGACGAACAAAATGGAGGCGATGGAGAGGGAGCTGGAGTCGGGGCAGGACTACCTGGAGATGGAGCTGGGCCAGAACCGGGAGGAGCTGGAGAAATTCAAAGACAAATTCCGTAg GTTGCAGAACAGCTACACCGCTTCCCAGAGAACCAACCAGGACCTGGAGGAGAAGCTGCACGCCCTA ATCAAAAAGGCGGAGATGGACCGCAAGACGCTGGACTGGGAGATTGTGGAGCTCACTAATAAACTGCTCGATGCCAAAACTACCATCAACAAGCTGGAAGAACTCAAC GAACGCTACCGGCAGGACTGCAACCTCGCGGTACAGCTGCTCAAGTGCAACAAGTCCCACTTCAGGAACCACAAGTTTGCCGAT cttCCCTACGAGCTGCAGGACATGGTCAACAAGCATTTGCACAGCACTCAGGAGTCTTCAGGCCCTGGGCAAGAGGCAACCCATACCTTGGCCCCATCTGATGTTGTGCCCACCTCGGTCATCGCCAGAGTCCTGGAGAAGCCGGAATCCCTGGTGCTGAATTCGGCCAAGTCCAGCAGCggcagctgccccatggctgAGGACGTGTTTGTGCACGTGGACATGAGCGGAGCCCCTCCTGAGGCCTGCCAGAGCGTGGGCCAGccggggaaggagggaggggacgCGGGCAAGCAGCAGAACGGCGGCTGCAAGCCGCAAGGCAGCGTGGAGAGCGTCCCGGAGGACGCGCCGGCCTTTGAAAAGCTCAGCCCATACCCTACCCCgtctcccccccaccccatctaCCCCGGGCGCAAGGTGATCGAGTTCTCCGAGGACAAGGTAAGGATCCCGAAGAACAGCCCCCTGCCCAACTGCACGTACGCCACGCGCCAGGCCATCTCGCTCAGCCTGGTGCAGAGCGAGGACGAGAGCTGCGACCGGCACCGGACGCTGCCCGGCAGCCCCGCATCCGAAGGGCGCCGCTCggcctccagctgctcctgccagcagtcCCCCAAAACAGCCGGGGCTCCTGGCTCGTCCCACAGCAGCCCCTTCAGCAGCCCGCCCCAAATCCCCAGCGCCTTCGCCAGCTCGGCCAGCTCGGAGGAGGACCTGCTGGCCAACTGGCAGCGCGTGTTCGTGGACAAGGCGCCCCCCAGCTCGGAGCGGGCGCTGCTGAACCGCACGGCTTTCGGCCGCGACACCGCCCCGGAGCTGCAGAAGAGGTTCAGCCGCTCcatgcaggagctgggcagggcgGCCTCGGCCTACTCGGACGGCGAGGAGTCGgcgcagagctgcagctggaccGTCAGCCGGGACTCGAGCGTGGACACGGACAGCACCGAGTCCAGAGCCCGCCGGAGCCACTTCTCCTCGGACTACGGCACGGATTTCTCCCAGGACGAAGCCcagaagctgctgcagggaggtggCGGAGGCCCCGCGGAGCCTGGAAGCCCCCCGCCGGAGAAGCACAAGGACTACGTGGACCTCGGCTTGCCCGAGAGCCCGGCTGACGAGAGAGAAATGTTGCTGCCGGGATGCAAGGAGAGCAGCCAAGGAGGAGCTCAGGAGGAGAGCGGCgagggcagcagggccaggcctCCCTTCGGCCGGCCGCACCGCAGCCCCAAGAGGATGGGGGTCCACCACTTGCACCGCAAGGACAGCCTGACACAagcccaggagcagggcaaCCTGCTCagctga
- the TJAP1 gene encoding tight junction-associated protein 1 isoform X3: MKLLQHENEELRRRLTYVTNKMEAMERELESGQDYLEMELGQNREELEKFKDKFRRLQNSYTASQRTNQDLEEKLHALASLSQSWIFAIKKAEMDRKTLDWEIVELTNKLLDAKTTINKLEELNERYRQDCNLAVQLLKCNKSHFRNHKFADLPYELQDMVNKHLHSTQESSGPGQEATHTLAPSDVVPTSVIARVLEKPESLVLNSAKSSSGSCPMAEDVFVHVDMSGAPPEACQSVGQPGKEGGDAGKQQNGGCKPQGSVESVPEDAPAFEKLSPYPTPSPPHPIYPGRKVIEFSEDKVRIPKNSPLPNCTYATRQAISLSLVQSEDESCDRHRTLPGSPASEGRRSASSCSCQQSPKTAGAPGSSHSSPFSSPPQIPSAFASSASSEEDLLANWQRVFVDKAPPSSERALLNRTAFGRDTAPELQKRFSRSMQELGRAASAYSDGEESAQSCSWTVSRDSSVDTDSTESRARRSHFSSDYGTDFSQDEAQKLLQGGGGGPAEPGSPPPEKHKDYVDLGLPESPADEREMLLPGCKESSQGGAQEESGEGSRARPPFGRPHRSPKRMGVHHLHRKDSLTQAQEQGNLLS, encoded by the exons ATGAA GTTGCTGCAGCACGAGAACGAAGAGCTGCGCCGGCGGCTGACCTACGTGACGAACAAAATGGAGGCGATGGAGAGGGAGCTGGAGTCGGGGCAGGACTACCTGGAGATGGAGCTGGGCCAGAACCGGGAGGAGCTGGAGAAATTCAAAGACAAATTCCGTAg GTTGCAGAACAGCTACACCGCTTCCCAGAGAACCAACCAGGACCTGGAGGAGAAGCTGCACGCCCTA GCCTCTCTCAGCCAAAGCTGGATTTTTGCA ATCAAAAAGGCGGAGATGGACCGCAAGACGCTGGACTGGGAGATTGTGGAGCTCACTAATAAACTGCTCGATGCCAAAACTACCATCAACAAGCTGGAAGAACTCAAC GAACGCTACCGGCAGGACTGCAACCTCGCGGTACAGCTGCTCAAGTGCAACAAGTCCCACTTCAGGAACCACAAGTTTGCCGAT cttCCCTACGAGCTGCAGGACATGGTCAACAAGCATTTGCACAGCACTCAGGAGTCTTCAGGCCCTGGGCAAGAGGCAACCCATACCTTGGCCCCATCTGATGTTGTGCCCACCTCGGTCATCGCCAGAGTCCTGGAGAAGCCGGAATCCCTGGTGCTGAATTCGGCCAAGTCCAGCAGCggcagctgccccatggctgAGGACGTGTTTGTGCACGTGGACATGAGCGGAGCCCCTCCTGAGGCCTGCCAGAGCGTGGGCCAGccggggaaggagggaggggacgCGGGCAAGCAGCAGAACGGCGGCTGCAAGCCGCAAGGCAGCGTGGAGAGCGTCCCGGAGGACGCGCCGGCCTTTGAAAAGCTCAGCCCATACCCTACCCCgtctcccccccaccccatctaCCCCGGGCGCAAGGTGATCGAGTTCTCCGAGGACAAGGTAAGGATCCCGAAGAACAGCCCCCTGCCCAACTGCACGTACGCCACGCGCCAGGCCATCTCGCTCAGCCTGGTGCAGAGCGAGGACGAGAGCTGCGACCGGCACCGGACGCTGCCCGGCAGCCCCGCATCCGAAGGGCGCCGCTCggcctccagctgctcctgccagcagtcCCCCAAAACAGCCGGGGCTCCTGGCTCGTCCCACAGCAGCCCCTTCAGCAGCCCGCCCCAAATCCCCAGCGCCTTCGCCAGCTCGGCCAGCTCGGAGGAGGACCTGCTGGCCAACTGGCAGCGCGTGTTCGTGGACAAGGCGCCCCCCAGCTCGGAGCGGGCGCTGCTGAACCGCACGGCTTTCGGCCGCGACACCGCCCCGGAGCTGCAGAAGAGGTTCAGCCGCTCcatgcaggagctgggcagggcgGCCTCGGCCTACTCGGACGGCGAGGAGTCGgcgcagagctgcagctggaccGTCAGCCGGGACTCGAGCGTGGACACGGACAGCACCGAGTCCAGAGCCCGCCGGAGCCACTTCTCCTCGGACTACGGCACGGATTTCTCCCAGGACGAAGCCcagaagctgctgcagggaggtggCGGAGGCCCCGCGGAGCCTGGAAGCCCCCCGCCGGAGAAGCACAAGGACTACGTGGACCTCGGCTTGCCCGAGAGCCCGGCTGACGAGAGAGAAATGTTGCTGCCGGGATGCAAGGAGAGCAGCCAAGGAGGAGCTCAGGAGGAGAGCGGCgagggcagcagggccaggcctCCCTTCGGCCGGCCGCACCGCAGCCCCAAGAGGATGGGGGTCCACCACTTGCACCGCAAGGACAGCCTGACACAagcccaggagcagggcaaCCTGCTCagctga
- the LRRC73 gene encoding leucine-rich repeat-containing protein 73 — protein sequence MLPGSIQISGETLSGAEIRDICESLRENSVRLLSLRGCQLSERDFGHVCRGAAESRSLAQLNLNLGIVSNINRVKQLAEALKTNRSVQSLFLHGSPLTDAGLALLNPALSIHPSLVALDLGDCMLGDEGINLICGLLPPDGAKSGLKELTLSANPGVTSKGWGRLAIAVAHSSQLRVLNLDYNPLGDQVAGMLAVAVASSRTLEVLDLEGTGLTNQSAQTLLDMVENYPTALRTLILAENNISPELQQQISDLLSEGEEEEETEAREVTAREKNPWICQNTPSSQMVLMTSGLGDSLLAETEM from the exons ATGCTGCCGGGCTCCATCCAGATCTCCGGCGAGACGCTGTCGGGAGCCGAGATCCGGGACATCTGCGAGAGCCTGCGGGAGAACTCGGTGCGGCTGCTGTCGCTGCGGGGCTGCCAGCTGTCGGAGCGGGACTTCGGGCACGTCTGCCGGGGGGCGGCCGAGTCGCGCTCCCTCGCCCAGCTCAACCTCAACCTGGGCATCGTCTCCAACATCAACCGCGTCAAGCAGCTGGCCGAGGCCCTCAAGACCAACCGCTCCGTCCAGTCCCTCTT CCTCCATGGCAGTCCCCTGACGGATGCAGGCTTGGCCCTCCTCAACCCGGCGCTCTCCATCCATCCCTCGCTGGTGGCTCTGGATTTAGGAGACTGCATGCTGGGGGACGAAGGCATCAACCTGATCTGTGGGCTCCTGCCACCCGATGGGGCTAAGTCAG gcctcAAAGAGCTAACGCTGAGCGCCAACCCGGGTGTCACAAGCAAAGGCTGGGGCCGCCTGGCCATTGCAGTGGctcacagctcccagctccGAGTGTTGAACCTGGACTACAACCCCCTGG GTGACCAGGTAGCAGGGATGCTCGCTGTTGCTGTGGCCTCCAGTCGAACCCTTGAAGTGCTGGATTTGGAGGGAACAGGACTTACCAACCAGTCGGCCCAG ACCTTGCTGGACATGGTGGAGAATTACCCCACGGCCCTACGGACACTCATCCTGGCGGAGAACAACATCAGtccggagctgcagcagcagatctCTGACCTGCTCTCGGAgggcgaggaagaggaggaaacgGAGGCTCGCGAAGTCACGGCCAGGGAGAAGAACCCCTGGATCTGCCAGAACA ctcccagctcccagatGGTCCTGATGACGTCGGGACTCGGCGACAGCCTCCTGGCAGAAACGGAGATGTAG
- the YIPF3 gene encoding protein YIPF3, giving the protein MAAPGTGTGPGSGPSGTVRSGAAEWGGFEDNMQGGGSAVIDMENMDDTSGSSFEDMGEMHQRMKEEEEDDGEAGGADEEDGEFLGVKGLRGQLGRQVADQVWQVGKRQASKAFSLYANIDILRPYFDVEPVQVRARLLESMIPVKMINFPQKIAGELYGPLMLVFTLVAILLHGMKTSDTIIREGTLMGTAIGTCFGYWLGVSSFIYFLAYLCNAQITMVQMLSLLGYGLFGHCITLFVTYNIHFHSLFYIFWLVVGGLSTLRMVAVLVSRTVGHTQRLILCGTLAALHMLFLLYLHFAYHKVVEGILDTLEGPNMPPFQRVARDIPVVPNAVLNTTAKAVALTL; this is encoded by the exons ATGGCGGCCCCGGGAACGGGGACCGGGCCGGGAAGCGGGCCCTCGGGCACCGTCAGGAGCGGTGCCGCCGAGTGGGGAGGCTTCGAGGACAACATGCAG GGCGGCGGCTCCGCCGTGATCGACATGGAGAACATGGACGACACGTCGGGCTCCAGCTTCGAGGACATGGGGGAGATGCACCAGCGcatgaaggaggaggaggaggacgacgGCGAGGCGGGGGGAGCCGACGAGGAGGACGGCGAGTTCCTGGGCGTCaaggggctgcgggggcagcTCGGCCGGCAGGTCGCTGACCAG GTGTGGCAGGTGGGCAAGAGGCAAGCGTCGAAAGCCTTCAGCCTCTACGCCAACATCGACATCCTGCGGCCATACTTCGACGTGGAGCCCGTCCAAGTGCGCGCcag ACTGCTGGAGTCCATGATTCCCGTGAAGATGATTAATTTCCCACAG AAGATTGCAGGTGAGCTTTATGGACCCCTCATGCTGGTTTTCACCCTGGTGGCCATCCTTCTGCACGGGATGAAGACCTCGGACACCATCATT AGGGAAGGCACGCTGATGGGCACGGCTATCGGCACCTGCTTTGGCTACTGGTTGGGAGTCTCCTCCTTCATCTATTTCCTGGCATATCTGTGCAACGCCCAGATCACGATGGTGCAGATGCTGTCGCTGTTG ggCTATGGGCTTTTTGGCCACTGCATCACTCTGTTTGTCACCTATAACATCCACTTCCATTCCCTCTTCTATATCTTCTGGTTGGTCGTCGGTGGACTCTCTACACTACGAATG GTTGCTGTGCTGGTGTCGCGCACCGTGGGGCACACCCAGCGGCTCATCCTGTGCGGGACCCTCGCTGCTCTGCATATGCTTTTCCTCCTCTATCTGCACTTTGCTTACCACAAGGTGGTAGAAG GCATCCTGGACACGTTGGAAGGACCCAACATGCCGCCCTTCCAGAGAGTCGCCAGAGACATTCCAGTTGTTCCTAACGCTGTCCTGAACACAACAGCCAAAGCCGTCGCGTTGACCCTGTAG
- the POLR1C gene encoding DNA-directed RNA polymerases I and III subunit RPAC1: MASRRSTDEMRERVVLGEFGVRNVHSTDFPGNYPGYDDAWDQQRFEEEFRVDVVGEEDGVLEFDMVGIDAAIANAFRRILLAEVPTMAVEKVFVYNNTSIVQDEILAHRLGLIPIRADPRLFEYRNQGDEEGTEIDTLQFQLKIKCSRNPQAAKESSDPNELYFNHKVYSKHMTWVPLGNQTDLFPDADFRPVHDDILIALLRPGQEIDVLMHCVKGIGKDHAKFSPVATASYRLLPDITLLQPIEDEAAETLQKCFSPGVIEIQNIKGKKVARVANARLDTFGREVFRHEGLKNLVRLARVRNHYIFSVESTGILPPDVLVSEAIKILMGKCQRFLNELDAVPME, translated from the exons ATGGCGAGCAGGCGGAGCACCGACGAGATGCGGGAGCGGGTGGTGCTGGGCGAGTTCGGCGTCCGCAAT GTGCACAGCACCGACTTCCCCGGCAACTACCCCGGCTACGACGACGCCTGGGACCAGCAGCGCTTCGAGGAG GAGTTCCGTGTGGACGTGGTGGGCGAGGAGGATGGTGTGCTGGAGTTCGACATGGTGGGCATCGACGCTGCCATCGCCAACGCCTTCCGCCGCATCCTGCTCGCCGAG GTACCAACGATGGCTGTAGAGAAGGTTTTTGTGTACAACAACACATCCATTGTGCAGGACGAGATTCTGGCTCATCGCTTGGGCCTTATCCCTATCCGAGCTGACCCTCGACTCTTTGAATACAGAAATCAAG GAGATGAAGAAGGGACAGAAATTGATACACTGCAGTtccagctgaaaataaaatgcagccgAAATCCTCAGGCAGCCAAAGAATCATCTGACCCTAACGAGCTGTATTTCAATCATAAAG TGTACAGTAAGCACATGACGTGGGTGCCCTTGGGGAATCAGACAGACCTCTTCCCAGATGCTGACTTCCGACCTGTTCACGACGACATCCTCATTGCACTGTTGCGACCTGGCCAGGAAATAGACGTGCTCATGCACTGTGTCAAGGGTATAG GTAAAGATCACGCCAAGTTTTCTCCTGTGGCCACGGCGAGCTATCGACTGCTTCCTGACATTACTCTCCTGCAGCCTATTGAGGATGAGGCAGCCGAGACATTGCAGAAGTGCTTTTCCCCTGGAGTCATTGAGATCCAGAACATCAAGG gaaaaaaggtGGCGAGAGTCGCCAATGCACGGTTGGACACGTTCGGCAGGGAGGTTTTCCGACACGAGGGTCTGAAAAACCTTGTGCGCCTGGCAAGAGTGCGAAATCATTACATCT TTTCAGTGGAGTCCACGGGTATCTTGCCTCCAGACGTGCTGGTGAGCGAAGCCATCAAGATCCTGATGGGCAAGTGTCAGCGCTTCCTGAACGAGCTGGACGCTGTGCCGATGGAGTGA